A DNA window from Streptomyces parvus contains the following coding sequences:
- a CDS encoding multicopper oxidase domain-containing protein, whose product MDRRTFSRRMLVGGAAAAATGVTSLSLGAVEASSAENPPRTAPAGGVTRRLKMYAEKLPGGELGYGFEKGKASIPGPLIELNEGDTVHIEFENLTDVDASLHVHGVDYDIANDGTRMNKSHVEPGGTRTYTWRTHAPGRRKDGTWEPGSAGYWHYHDHVVGTDHGTGGIRKGLYGPVVVRRKGDILPDQTCTVVFNDMTINNKAAHNSVNFEATVGDRLEFVMITHGEYYHTFHIHGHRWADNRTGLLAGPDDPSRVIDNKICGPADSFGLQLIAGERVGAGAWMYHCHVQSHSDMGMAGLLLIKKPDGTIPGYEPHDHTAGSTEKRSGEKSTGDKAGKKSADEAAAEDTGVGAGEHQH is encoded by the coding sequence ATGGACCGAAGGACCTTCAGCCGGCGGATGCTGGTCGGCGGAGCGGCGGCCGCCGCGACGGGAGTGACATCGTTGTCGCTCGGGGCGGTGGAGGCGAGCTCGGCCGAGAACCCGCCGCGTACGGCCCCGGCGGGCGGCGTCACACGCCGACTGAAGATGTACGCCGAGAAGTTGCCGGGCGGTGAGCTGGGCTACGGCTTCGAGAAGGGCAAGGCATCGATCCCCGGCCCCCTCATCGAGCTGAACGAGGGCGACACGGTCCACATCGAGTTCGAGAACCTCACCGACGTCGACGCCAGCCTCCATGTGCACGGCGTGGACTACGACATCGCCAACGACGGCACCCGGATGAACAAGAGCCACGTCGAGCCCGGCGGCACCCGGACCTACACCTGGCGCACCCACGCCCCGGGCCGCCGCAAGGACGGCACCTGGGAGCCGGGCAGCGCGGGCTACTGGCACTACCACGACCACGTCGTCGGCACGGACCACGGCACCGGCGGCATCCGCAAGGGGCTCTACGGGCCGGTCGTGGTCCGCCGCAAGGGCGACATCCTGCCCGACCAGACGTGCACGGTTGTCTTCAACGACATGACGATCAACAACAAGGCGGCCCACAACAGCGTCAACTTCGAGGCCACGGTGGGCGACCGGCTCGAATTCGTGATGATCACGCACGGCGAGTACTACCACACCTTCCATATCCACGGTCACCGCTGGGCCGACAACCGCACCGGTCTGCTGGCCGGCCCCGACGACCCCAGCCGGGTGATCGACAACAAGATCTGCGGGCCCGCCGACTCCTTCGGCCTCCAGCTCATCGCCGGCGAACGCGTGGGCGCGGGCGCGTGGATGTACCACTGCCATGTCCAGAGCCACTCCGACATGGGTATGGCGGGACTCCTGCTGATCAAGAAGCCGGACGGCACGATCCCGGGCTACGAACCCCACGACCACACGGCCGGATCCACGGAGAAGAGGTCCGGGGAGAAATCGACCGGCGACAAGGCCGGGAAGAAGAGCGCGGACGAGGCGGCCGCGGAGGACACCGGCGTGGGCGCGGGGGAGCACCAGCACTGA
- a CDS encoding DEAD/DEAH box helicase gives MNRSGAAGGSADGTLARKAAGSPVATGGAARELLARAERLLESARAVPADRANAVAAVRSVLDPLLDALVGGELAHIPVSRLKDVTEGRLRLGALEEAGFDTVGQVHGTDRYALRQIPGVGAHTADQALAAAGQIAHAVRDTVSVRIDVDAPDDTSTALVIALHRLVVAGADAGRAVDAARRLAELLGPRVEAAAPGGSRLRMLLAGRRSRARVREALDAVRSALADAVERELPVLFAQASADLLRSPASPAEAWVDFELRSAEYYSLLAELSGSGPDRDAAEGFLPAGIADRVRALRLDDTRLRVSLRGYQAFGARFALAQKRVIIGDEMGLGKTVQAIAALAHLAARGETHFLVVCPASVLINWTREIRARSTLRAVPVHGAERVEAFADWRGTGGVAVTTFDALHLLPEGAVAELRPGMLVVDEAHFVKNPEARRSRAVAGWAERVERVLFLTGTPMENRVEEFRSLVRQLRPELAPSVSTTHGAAGSRAFRRAVAPTYLRRNQADVLAELPALVQVDEWEEFGSEDREAYREAVASGRFMRMRRAAYAVPGTSAKLERLRELVDEARDNGLKVVVFSYFREVLATVGEALGPDAFGPLSGSVPPARRQELVDAFSSVEGHAVLLCQIQAGGTGLNMQAASVVILCEPQIKPTLEHQAVARAHRMGQVRTVQVHRLLATDSVDQRLVELLARKDRLFDAYARRSDLAETTPDAVDVSDAELARRIVEEEQQRLTGGTGRP, from the coding sequence ATGAACCGGAGCGGGGCGGCGGGCGGCTCGGCCGACGGAACACTCGCGCGCAAGGCCGCCGGGAGCCCGGTGGCCACCGGCGGCGCGGCCCGTGAGCTGCTGGCACGGGCGGAGCGGCTGCTGGAGAGCGCCCGTGCCGTGCCGGCGGACCGGGCGAACGCCGTGGCCGCCGTACGTTCCGTACTCGATCCGCTCCTCGACGCCCTGGTGGGCGGGGAGTTGGCCCACATCCCCGTCTCCCGGCTCAAGGACGTCACGGAGGGACGGCTGCGTCTCGGGGCGCTGGAGGAGGCCGGGTTCGACACGGTCGGGCAGGTCCACGGCACGGACCGCTACGCGCTGCGGCAGATCCCCGGGGTCGGGGCGCACACCGCCGACCAGGCGCTGGCCGCCGCCGGGCAGATCGCCCACGCGGTGCGCGACACCGTCTCGGTGCGGATCGACGTGGATGCCCCGGACGACACGAGCACCGCCCTGGTGATCGCCTTGCACCGGCTGGTCGTGGCCGGTGCGGACGCGGGGCGCGCGGTGGACGCGGCCCGTCGGCTGGCCGAACTGCTGGGCCCGCGGGTGGAGGCGGCCGCGCCGGGCGGGAGCCGGCTGCGGATGCTGCTCGCCGGGCGGCGGTCCCGGGCGCGGGTGCGGGAGGCGCTCGACGCGGTGCGGTCGGCCTTGGCGGACGCGGTGGAGCGGGAGCTGCCGGTGCTCTTCGCGCAGGCGTCGGCCGATCTGCTGCGCTCCCCGGCATCGCCCGCCGAGGCGTGGGTGGACTTCGAGCTGCGGTCCGCCGAGTACTACAGCCTGCTCGCCGAGCTGTCGGGCAGCGGTCCCGACCGGGATGCAGCCGAGGGGTTCCTGCCCGCCGGGATCGCGGACCGGGTGCGGGCGCTGCGGCTCGACGACACACGTCTGCGGGTGTCCCTCCGCGGCTACCAGGCGTTCGGGGCGCGCTTCGCGCTGGCGCAGAAGCGGGTGATCATCGGGGACGAGATGGGGCTCGGCAAGACCGTCCAGGCCATCGCGGCCCTCGCCCACCTCGCCGCCCGGGGCGAGACCCACTTCCTCGTGGTGTGCCCGGCGAGCGTGCTGATCAACTGGACCCGGGAGATCCGGGCCCGCTCCACCCTGCGCGCCGTGCCGGTGCACGGGGCGGAGCGCGTGGAGGCGTTCGCGGACTGGCGTGGCACGGGCGGGGTGGCGGTGACCACCTTCGACGCGCTGCATCTGCTGCCCGAGGGGGCGGTGGCCGAGCTGCGGCCCGGGATGCTGGTGGTGGACGAGGCCCACTTCGTGAAGAATCCCGAGGCCCGCCGGTCCCGGGCGGTCGCGGGGTGGGCGGAGCGGGTGGAGCGGGTGCTGTTCCTGACGGGCACCCCGATGGAGAACCGGGTGGAGGAGTTCCGCAGTCTGGTGCGCCAACTGCGCCCCGAACTCGCGCCGTCGGTGAGCACGACGCACGGCGCGGCCGGTTCGCGGGCCTTCCGCCGGGCCGTCGCCCCCACCTATCTGCGCCGCAACCAGGCGGACGTGCTGGCCGAACTCCCGGCGCTGGTCCAGGTGGACGAGTGGGAGGAGTTCGGGTCCGAGGACCGGGAGGCCTACCGTGAGGCGGTCGCCTCCGGGCGGTTCATGCGGATGCGCCGGGCCGCCTACGCCGTGCCCGGGACCTCCGCAAAGCTGGAGCGGCTGCGCGAACTCGTCGACGAAGCACGGGACAACGGCCTCAAGGTGGTCGTCTTCTCCTACTTCCGCGAGGTCCTCGCAACGGTCGGCGAAGCCCTGGGGCCGGACGCCTTCGGGCCGCTCTCCGGGAGCGTCCCGCCGGCCCGGCGGCAGGAGCTGGTGGACGCCTTCTCCTCGGTGGAGGGGCACGCGGTGCTGCTGTGCCAGATCCAGGCGGGCGGGACCGGGCTGAACATGCAGGCCGCCTCCGTGGTCATCCTGTGCGAGCCCCAGATCAAGCCCACGCTGGAGCACCAGGCCGTCGCCCGCGCGCACCGGATGGGGCAGGTGCGCACGGTCCAGGTGCACCGGCTGCTGGCCACGGACAGCGTCGACCAGCGCCTGGTGGAGCTGCTGGCCCGCAAGGACCGGCTCTTCGACGCGTACGCCCGGCGCAGCGATCTCGCGGAGACCACTCCGGACGCGGTGGACGTCTCCGATGCCGAGCTGGCCCGGCGCATCGTCGAGGAGGAGCAGCAGCGGCTGACAGGCGGCACCGGCCGGCCGTGA
- a CDS encoding VOC family protein yields MNSPAFLDGAPNWVDLGTPDLDGATAFYRGLFGWDLIPGGPEVGGYGMLTLDGRYVGGVMTVSEEEAPSAWSVSFQSPDVDATARAVTEAGGSAAFGAMDVLDFGRMGGFTDPAGAYFGVWQPKEHPGFGVIQEPNAFLWAELYTPDVPAAAAFFGSVFGWGTDQMKVEGSDYAYTTVHPAGAGPDASFGGLVRMGDVPSEAARGAHWLPYFAVADVDAVVAEAKRLGGRETLAAMEVPGVGKMANVADPYGAVFAVMKPEPRQ; encoded by the coding sequence ATGAACAGCCCCGCCTTCCTCGACGGAGCACCCAACTGGGTCGATCTCGGCACCCCTGATCTCGACGGGGCCACCGCCTTCTACCGGGGCCTGTTCGGCTGGGACCTGATCCCCGGCGGCCCCGAGGTCGGGGGCTACGGGATGCTCACCCTGGACGGTCGCTACGTCGGCGGGGTGATGACGGTCTCGGAGGAGGAGGCGCCGAGCGCCTGGTCGGTGTCCTTCCAGTCGCCCGACGTCGACGCCACCGCCCGGGCGGTCACGGAGGCGGGCGGCAGCGCCGCGTTCGGGGCGATGGACGTCCTCGACTTCGGCCGCATGGGCGGATTCACGGACCCGGCCGGCGCGTACTTCGGGGTGTGGCAGCCGAAGGAGCACCCCGGCTTCGGCGTGATCCAGGAGCCGAACGCGTTCCTCTGGGCCGAGCTCTACACCCCCGACGTACCGGCGGCGGCCGCGTTCTTCGGCAGCGTCTTCGGCTGGGGGACCGACCAGATGAAGGTGGAGGGCTCCGACTACGCCTACACCACGGTCCACCCGGCCGGCGCCGGCCCCGACGCGTCCTTCGGCGGTCTGGTCCGGATGGGCGACGTCCCGTCCGAGGCCGCCCGCGGCGCCCACTGGCTGCCGTATTTCGCCGTGGCCGACGTCGACGCCGTGGTGGCCGAGGCGAAGCGGCTCGGCGGCAGGGAGACACTGGCCGCCATGGAGGTGCCCGGCGTCGGCAAGATGGCCAATGTCGCCGACCCGTACGGGGCGGTCTTCGCGGTCATGAAGCCCGAGCCGAGGCAGTGA
- a CDS encoding WhiB family transcriptional regulator, whose protein sequence is MLINTVTDDALAWQETALCAQAGPEFFFPAPGSSTREAKQLCNACEGRLACLEYALANDERFGVWGGLSEKERERLRREGRDRG, encoded by the coding sequence ATGCTGATCAACACCGTGACCGACGACGCACTCGCCTGGCAGGAGACCGCGTTGTGCGCGCAGGCCGGGCCCGAGTTCTTCTTCCCGGCCCCGGGCAGCTCGACCCGCGAGGCCAAGCAGCTCTGCAACGCCTGCGAAGGGCGGCTGGCCTGCCTGGAGTACGCACTCGCCAACGACGAGCGGTTCGGCGTCTGGGGCGGGCTCTCGGAGAAGGAGCGCGAGCGGCTGCGCAGGGAAGGACGCGACCGGGGCTGA
- a CDS encoding acyl-ACP desaturase: MTITSPHLGSSKAWTDAQLLYALEEVVEKELNRHLKVAKDWMPHEYVPFSDGRNFPGVFEDGEAWAADQSKVTDIGKIALVVNLLTEDNLPSYHHEIASLFGRDGAWGTWVHRWTAEEGRHGIVMRDYLLTSRAVDPDKLEQFRMAHMAEGFESDNRHSMLHSVAYVAFQELATRVSHRNTGHQSGDPVCDRMLARIATDENLHMVFYRNLLGAAFELAPDLTMQAVRDVVVNFRMPGHGMPGFERAAAQMAIGEIYNMRIHHDDVIQPVLRFLKVMEIDGLGPEGAKAQEELGLYMGGLDSEASKFDEKLAARKARMAARDRA; this comes from the coding sequence GTGACGATCACCTCTCCCCACCTCGGCAGTTCGAAGGCGTGGACCGACGCCCAGCTGCTGTACGCGCTGGAAGAGGTGGTGGAGAAGGAACTCAACCGCCATCTCAAGGTCGCCAAGGACTGGATGCCGCACGAGTACGTCCCGTTCTCCGACGGCCGGAACTTCCCCGGGGTCTTCGAGGACGGCGAGGCGTGGGCGGCGGACCAGTCCAAGGTCACCGACATCGGCAAGATCGCTCTCGTGGTGAACCTCCTCACCGAGGACAACCTCCCCAGCTACCACCACGAGATCGCCTCCCTCTTCGGCCGCGACGGCGCGTGGGGCACCTGGGTGCACCGCTGGACCGCCGAGGAGGGCCGCCACGGCATCGTGATGCGCGACTATCTGCTCACCTCGCGCGCCGTGGACCCGGACAAGCTGGAGCAGTTCCGCATGGCGCACATGGCGGAGGGCTTCGAGTCGGACAACCGGCACTCGATGCTGCACTCCGTCGCGTACGTGGCCTTCCAGGAGCTGGCCACCCGCGTCTCGCACCGCAACACGGGCCACCAGTCCGGCGACCCGGTCTGCGACCGGATGCTGGCCCGGATCGCGACCGACGAGAACCTCCACATGGTCTTCTACCGCAACCTCCTGGGCGCCGCCTTCGAGCTCGCCCCGGACCTGACCATGCAGGCCGTGCGGGACGTCGTCGTCAACTTCCGGATGCCCGGACACGGCATGCCCGGCTTCGAGCGGGCCGCCGCGCAGATGGCGATCGGCGAGATCTACAACATGCGCATCCACCACGACGACGTGATCCAGCCCGTGCTGCGCTTCCTCAAGGTCATGGAGATCGACGGGCTCGGCCCGGAGGGCGCCAAGGCCCAGGAGGAGCTGGGTCTCTACATGGGCGGACTCGACAGCGAGGCGTCGAAGTTCGACGAGAAGCTCGCCGCCCGCAAGGCCCGGATGGCGGCGCGCGACCGCGCCTGA
- a CDS encoding excinuclease ABC subunit UvrA, translating to MDRSSPCGAEPDAPGSVHRDIVITGARENNLRDVSLRIPKGRITVFTGVSGSGKSSVVFDTIAVESQRQLNETFTSFLRNRLPKYERPHVESVEDLSVAIVIDQKPLGGNVRSTVGTATDIWSVLRVLFSRRGDPSAGGATAYSFNDPAGMCPECDGVGRTVHLDLDRAIDWSKSLNEGALLLPGLSVGSWEWNLYGGSGRFDNDLPLAEFGEEERRLLLYGSGFTVRLDMRTGSADMKFEGVVTRFERLYLKRDTASLSEKRREAAARFTVERVCGSCGGARLNAAALATRIHGLSPADYGRMEVAELVGVLERIDDPVGGPIAAAARERLERLVGIGLGYLSLDRETTTLSGGEGQRLKMVRHLGSSLTGLTFVFDEPSVGLHPRDVGRLGDLLVRLRDKGNTVLVVEHDPDVMAVADHVVDMGPRAGADGGHIVFEGPFERLREADTLTGRSLRRRTPVKDAVRSPTGRLPVYGADLHNLKGLDVSFPAGVLTAVTGVAGSGKSTLVSRVFTAAYPDAVVIDQSAITASSRSTPASYIGALDAIRKVFARENGVDAGLFSFNSAGACAGCSGRGEISTDLAFMDPVTTTCPECEGRRFHDDVLKHRVGGRSIVDVLNMTAARAAGLFEDPVLLRKLRTLDAVGLTYLTLGQPLSSLSGGERQRIKLATQLHRTSSVYVLDEPTTGLHLADTGTLVELLDRLVHAGNTVICVEHNLEVVKRADWVIDLGPDGGKGGGELVFAGTPAELLAHPTSVTGRYLRRDPGVESPNPER from the coding sequence ATGGATCGCTCTTCCCCGTGCGGTGCGGAGCCGGACGCCCCCGGCTCCGTCCACCGCGACATCGTCATCACCGGCGCGCGCGAGAACAATCTGCGCGACGTCTCCCTCCGGATCCCCAAGGGCCGGATCACCGTCTTCACCGGTGTGTCCGGCTCGGGGAAGTCGTCGGTCGTCTTCGACACGATCGCCGTGGAGTCGCAGCGGCAGCTGAACGAGACGTTCACCTCGTTCCTGCGCAACCGGCTGCCGAAGTACGAGCGGCCGCACGTCGAGTCCGTCGAGGATCTGTCGGTGGCCATCGTGATCGACCAGAAGCCCCTGGGCGGGAACGTCCGCTCCACGGTGGGGACGGCGACCGACATCTGGTCGGTGCTCCGGGTGCTGTTCTCCCGGCGCGGGGACCCGAGCGCGGGCGGGGCGACGGCGTACTCGTTCAACGATCCCGCCGGGATGTGCCCGGAGTGCGACGGGGTGGGGCGCACGGTCCACCTGGATCTCGACCGGGCGATCGACTGGTCGAAGTCGCTGAACGAGGGGGCGCTGCTGCTGCCCGGCCTGTCGGTGGGAAGTTGGGAGTGGAATCTGTACGGCGGGTCGGGGCGGTTCGACAACGACCTGCCGCTGGCCGAGTTCGGCGAAGAGGAGCGCCGACTCCTGCTGTACGGATCGGGGTTCACCGTCCGCCTCGACATGCGGACCGGGTCGGCGGACATGAAGTTCGAGGGGGTCGTGACCCGCTTCGAGCGCCTGTACCTCAAGCGCGACACCGCCTCCCTCTCCGAGAAGCGGCGCGAGGCGGCCGCCCGGTTCACCGTGGAGCGGGTCTGCGGATCCTGCGGCGGGGCACGACTCAACGCGGCGGCGCTCGCCACCCGGATCCACGGGCTCTCGCCCGCCGACTACGGGCGGATGGAGGTCGCCGAACTCGTCGGCGTACTGGAGCGGATCGACGATCCGGTGGGCGGGCCCATCGCCGCCGCGGCCCGGGAGCGGCTGGAGCGGCTCGTCGGCATCGGGCTCGGCTATCTGAGCCTGGACCGGGAGACCACGACTCTCTCGGGAGGCGAGGGCCAGCGCCTCAAGATGGTGCGGCACCTGGGCAGTTCCCTCACGGGGCTGACGTTCGTCTTCGACGAGCCCAGCGTCGGCCTGCATCCGCGCGACGTGGGCCGACTGGGCGATCTGCTGGTGCGGCTGCGCGACAAGGGCAACACGGTGCTGGTCGTCGAGCACGACCCGGATGTGATGGCGGTCGCCGACCATGTCGTCGACATGGGGCCGCGGGCCGGTGCCGACGGCGGCCACATCGTCTTCGAGGGGCCGTTCGAGCGTTTGCGCGAGGCCGATACGCTCACCGGCCGGTCACTGCGCCGCCGTACCCCGGTGAAGGATGCCGTCCGCTCCCCCACCGGCCGGCTCCCGGTGTACGGGGCGGATCTGCACAACCTCAAGGGTCTGGACGTGTCCTTCCCCGCCGGGGTGCTGACCGCGGTCACGGGGGTGGCCGGATCCGGGAAATCGACCCTGGTGTCACGGGTGTTCACGGCGGCGTACCCGGACGCGGTGGTGATCGACCAGAGCGCGATCACGGCTTCGTCCCGCTCCACGCCCGCCTCGTACATCGGCGCGCTGGACGCCATCCGCAAGGTGTTCGCCCGGGAGAACGGTGTGGACGCGGGGTTGTTCAGCTTCAACTCCGCGGGGGCCTGCGCGGGTTGCTCGGGCCGTGGTGAGATCTCGACGGATCTGGCGTTCATGGATCCGGTCACCACGACCTGCCCGGAGTGCGAGGGGCGCCGGTTCCACGACGACGTACTGAAGCACCGGGTCGGCGGCCGGTCGATCGTGGACGTACTGAACATGACGGCGGCGCGGGCGGCCGGACTCTTCGAGGACCCGGTGCTGCTGCGGAAGCTGCGGACCCTCGACGCGGTCGGGCTCACCTACCTCACCCTGGGGCAGCCGCTCTCCTCGCTGTCGGGCGGTGAGCGCCAGCGGATCAAGCTCGCCACCCAGCTGCACCGCACCTCCAGCGTGTACGTGCTGGACGAGCCGACCACCGGACTGCACCTGGCGGACACGGGCACGCTGGTGGAGCTGCTGGACCGGCTGGTCCACGCGGGGAACACCGTGATCTGCGTGGAGCACAACCTGGAGGTGGTCAAGCGCGCCGACTGGGTGATCGACCTCGGTCCGGACGGCGGCAAGGGCGGCGGGGAGCTGGTCTTCGCGGGGACGCCCGCCGAGCTGCTCGCGCATCCGACGTCCGTAACGGGCCGGTACCTCCGTCGCGACCCGGGGGTGGAATCACCGAATCCGGAACGCTGA